In the Candidatus Bathyarchaeota archaeon genome, one interval contains:
- a CDS encoding amidase: MEPYEFTISESSRLIREGTLTPTDLLESIIQRIEDLESTLEAWVTMDQDRAVSDAEERTKEAVNGSLRGQVHGIPIGVKDIYFTQGLRTSMGSQIYADYVPEYDAETVAILREAGAVIPGKTETTEFAAHDPAPTRNPWNIGHTPGGSSSGSAAAVSAGMCPATLGSQTGGSVIRPAAFCGVVGLKPTYDLISRRGIFPLSWSLDHVGFFTRTVEDATIILNVLSGIEHQPEPYPEPPKLGLLRGYYEKKADELVWEGLKDAAGKLQDSGAEVIDLELPRSFGYVHPSHSIIFAAEAASIHEEIFRNSNGLYKPWMRSQIEAGLLIPTSAYLRAKRFRGIFTMEVRDLLGEVDFLLTPSSVTPAPLGLESTGDPAFNAPWSFCGFPAITIPCGLTGEGLPLGIQLIGLPYGEEELQSTAGWCEEILDFPKKPRTP; encoded by the coding sequence ATGGAGCCCTACGAGTTCACTATCTCAGAGTCCTCCCGCCTTATCAGAGAAGGTACTCTCACTCCAACGGATCTCCTCGAGTCCATCATCCAACGCATTGAGGATCTCGAGTCCACTCTTGAAGCTTGGGTCACCATGGATCAAGATCGCGCCGTCTCCGATGCGGAGGAGCGGACCAAGGAGGCTGTGAATGGATCCCTCAGGGGCCAAGTCCATGGGATACCAATCGGGGTTAAGGATATCTACTTTACCCAGGGGCTGAGGACATCCATGGGCTCCCAGATCTACGCGGACTATGTCCCGGAGTATGACGCCGAGACAGTCGCAATTCTCCGGGAGGCTGGAGCGGTGATTCCTGGGAAAACTGAGACTACAGAGTTCGCTGCACATGATCCCGCACCCACCAGAAACCCTTGGAACATCGGGCATACCCCGGGGGGCTCCAGCAGCGGCTCTGCGGCTGCGGTCTCCGCAGGGATGTGCCCTGCCACTCTAGGCTCCCAAACCGGGGGATCTGTGATACGCCCCGCTGCCTTCTGTGGGGTCGTTGGACTTAAGCCTACATATGACCTTATCAGTCGCCGGGGTATCTTTCCCCTTAGCTGGAGCCTCGATCATGTCGGATTTTTCACCAGAACCGTCGAGGATGCAACAATTATACTTAATGTGCTATCGGGGATAGAGCATCAACCTGAACCTTACCCCGAACCTCCTAAACTGGGGCTATTAAGGGGGTACTACGAAAAAAAAGCTGATGAATTGGTTTGGGAAGGGCTTAAGGACGCGGCAGGCAAGCTTCAAGACTCGGGAGCTGAGGTCATTGATCTAGAGCTACCCCGGAGCTTCGGATATGTCCACCCTTCTCATAGCATCATATTCGCCGCAGAGGCTGCATCGATCCATGAAGAGATCTTTAGGAATAGTAACGGCTTGTACAAGCCTTGGATGAGGAGCCAGATAGAGGCGGGACTCCTAATCCCTACTTCGGCATATCTCAGAGCTAAGCGGTTTAGGGGGATCTTTACCATGGAAGTCAGGGATCTTCTAGGAGAGGTAGACTTTCTCCTTACCCCCTCATCAGTCACTCCTGCCCCCCTAGGGCTTGAATCCACGGGAGACCCGGCGTTCAATGCTCCCTGGAGCTTCTGTGGCTTCCCCGCGATCACGATTCCCTGCGGTCTGACAGGAGAAGGTTTACCTTTAGGCATACAGCTCATAGGGCTCCCCTATGGAGAGGAGGAACTACAATCTACAGCCGGTTGGTGCGAGGAGATACTGGACTTTCCAAAGAAACCACGGACTCCTTGA
- a CDS encoding S-adenosylmethionine decarboxylase, producing MIGVHLIIDGVLHHRVDKEVGIRILTELPALIGMKILAGPLVVEGLPENPGWTGFVIIDKSHIAIHTFHDGNGVCIDVFSCKTFNEEVVSCYLKKHLPLKKVKSQVLERSEK from the coding sequence ATGATCGGCGTACACTTAATCATAGACGGCGTCCTCCATCACAGGGTCGATAAGGAGGTAGGCATACGCATCCTTACGGAACTCCCCGCTCTGATTGGGATGAAGATCCTGGCCGGACCCCTAGTTGTCGAAGGATTACCGGAGAACCCAGGGTGGACTGGCTTTGTAATCATCGATAAGTCCCACATTGCGATCCACACCTTCCACGACGGTAACGGTGTCTGCATCGACGTCTTCTCATGCAAAACCTTTAACGAGGAAGTTGTTTCTTGCTATCTCAAAAAGCATCTTCCCTTGAAGAAGGTGAAATCCCAAGTGCTGGAAAGGTCAGAGAAATGA
- a CDS encoding aldo/keto reductase, with product MNFKKITKDVKISALGLGTFGMGEGRVAGISDDEKDVEAIRLGIELGITHIDTAERYASGHSEEVVADAIEPFKRRELFITTKVWHNHLRHDDLIASLEESLKRLRQDYVDLYLVHWPNPEVSLEETMGALEYCAEEGWTRQIGVSNFSAELIVEAQSHLKEHTLVADQVHYSLLNQDPRDEILPYCQKNNIILISYTPLARGKLAMPGNSVLDELVEKYDRTHAQISLNWLISQENVVAIPKASNPVHLRENLGAVDWMLDKEDWQRLSESFTIA from the coding sequence ATGAATTTTAAGAAGATAACAAAAGATGTCAAAATATCGGCATTGGGCCTAGGCACCTTTGGCATGGGTGAGGGACGAGTAGCTGGTATTTCGGATGATGAGAAGGATGTCGAGGCGATTAGGCTCGGCATCGAACTGGGTATTACTCACATCGACACAGCGGAGCGCTACGCTTCAGGCCACTCTGAGGAGGTAGTCGCCGATGCGATCGAGCCATTCAAAAGGCGAGAACTATTCATTACCACCAAGGTCTGGCACAACCATCTCAGGCATGATGACCTGATAGCTTCATTGGAGGAAAGTCTCAAGCGTCTCCGACAGGACTATGTGGATCTCTACCTCGTTCACTGGCCCAATCCTGAGGTGTCCTTAGAGGAGACTATGGGCGCCCTAGAGTATTGCGCCGAGGAAGGATGGACCCGACAGATAGGCGTAAGCAATTTCTCTGCTGAACTAATAGTTGAGGCCCAGTCCCACCTTAAAGAGCACACGTTGGTCGCTGACCAAGTCCATTATAGCCTACTGAATCAAGATCCCCGCGACGAGATCCTTCCATATTGCCAGAAGAACAACATTATTCTGATTTCGTATACGCCGTTGGCTAGGGGCAAGCTTGCGATGCCGGGAAACTCGGTTCTCGACGAATTGGTTGAGAAATATGATAGAACCCACGCTCAGATCTCATTGAACTGGCTCATCTCCCAGGAGAATGTCGTTGCTATCCCAAAGGCCTCTAATCCTGTTCACCTTAGGGAAAATCTTGGGGCTGTGGATTGGATGCTGGACAAAGAGGATTGGCAGAGGTTATCAGAGTCTTTTACTATAGCCTAG
- a CDS encoding HisA/HisF-related TIM barrel protein — translation MPMKIIPVLDLLNGIAVHAMHGDRNKYRPLNSILWSSPDPLELSKVFASQGFHELYVADLDSILGNKEDFSVLSRICSETELSLMVDAGINDLGKAERVLEAGASTIIIGTETLTGLGFVGEAIKALGEDRVIVSIDLKGGELLSKSEKIRSMTPPRLVKALEELGVTNIIVLDLARVGSEQGINMGVIVDILEETRIGVMTGGGIRGIEDLEKVSSLGVSGVLIATILHTGKLTVADLVSKGFL, via the coding sequence ATGCCAATGAAGATCATACCAGTACTGGATCTCTTGAACGGCATTGCTGTTCATGCTATGCACGGAGACAGAAATAAATATCGGCCTCTTAATAGCATCCTCTGGTCCTCACCCGATCCCCTAGAGCTCTCCAAGGTCTTCGCCTCACAGGGATTTCACGAGCTCTACGTGGCGGACCTTGATTCCATATTAGGGAACAAAGAGGACTTTTCCGTGCTTTCCCGGATCTGCTCGGAAACTGAACTTTCCCTTATGGTAGATGCTGGAATTAACGATCTCGGGAAGGCTGAGAGGGTACTTGAAGCAGGGGCGTCTACAATAATCATCGGGACTGAGACTCTCACCGGCCTCGGCTTTGTGGGGGAAGCGATTAAGGCTCTGGGTGAGGATCGAGTGATAGTGAGCATCGATCTGAAAGGGGGAGAATTATTGAGCAAATCCGAAAAGATACGCTCCATGACCCCACCACGTCTGGTGAAGGCTCTCGAGGAGCTTGGAGTCACCAATATTATTGTTCTCGATCTGGCGAGGGTGGGCTCGGAGCAAGGGATCAATATGGGGGTCATCGTGGATATCTTAGAGGAGACTAGGATTGGTGTGATGACTGGAGGAGGTATACGGGGCATCGAGGATCTAGAGAAGGTGAGTAGCCTCGGAGTGTCCGGTGTGCTCATCGCGACAATCCTACATACTGGAAAACTCACAGTAGCTGATTTGGTGTCGAAAGGGTTTCTATGA
- a CDS encoding hydantoinase/oxoprolinase family protein has translation MVNILGFDVGGVNTKAAYVETDGDLVVKGKTASQYFPIWKRSLDQLPVMLDGLLKQLRGPSRLDGVSLTMTAELSDAYRTKREGVNHILGSIEQILNGIPCFVLDVNAKLRSLEAARSDPLAVAAANWVATGWMVSQRIRDCIVVDIGSTSTSIIPIVDGEIAAKGRNDLEKLMTGELVYTGSLRTNVASIVDSIKIRGGKARVSSELFAQSGDVHLILRNIRKGDYTVETADGRDVTRCEAMARLARVICADIEMLSEREIVDVANQVYNRQIEQVGEGLEQVRARLKTNYEHEPPVVVTGMGREFLAKAAAQKVGFQEIVDLGDVMGADAALVSPSVGVALMAASRLEGMTVQWMPQ, from the coding sequence ATGGTGAATATCCTCGGTTTCGACGTAGGGGGCGTAAACACCAAGGCCGCCTATGTGGAAACTGATGGAGACTTAGTAGTTAAGGGCAAAACCGCTTCTCAGTATTTCCCCATCTGGAAAAGGTCCTTGGATCAACTCCCGGTTATGTTGGATGGGCTTTTAAAACAACTTAGGGGACCCTCTAGACTTGACGGTGTCAGTCTGACAATGACCGCCGAGCTGTCTGATGCCTACAGGACGAAAAGGGAGGGCGTCAACCATATCTTGGGATCTATTGAGCAGATCCTCAACGGTATCCCCTGTTTTGTACTGGACGTTAACGCTAAATTAAGGAGCTTGGAGGCGGCAAGGAGTGATCCTCTAGCGGTCGCTGCGGCCAACTGGGTTGCAACAGGTTGGATGGTTTCCCAGAGAATTAGAGATTGCATCGTGGTTGATATTGGGAGCACCTCTACTAGTATCATCCCCATAGTCGACGGGGAGATTGCCGCAAAAGGGAGGAACGACCTAGAGAAGCTTATGACCGGGGAGCTCGTGTACACAGGCTCTCTGCGGACCAACGTTGCGTCCATAGTGGACTCCATAAAGATTCGAGGCGGTAAGGCAAGAGTTTCCTCTGAGCTCTTCGCCCAGTCGGGAGATGTTCACCTCATCCTAAGGAACATTAGAAAGGGAGACTACACCGTGGAAACTGCGGACGGAAGAGATGTGACAAGGTGTGAGGCTATGGCACGGCTCGCCAGGGTTATCTGCGCCGATATCGAGATGCTCAGCGAGCGAGAGATAGTTGACGTAGCTAACCAAGTTTACAATAGACAGATTGAACAGGTGGGGGAGGGGTTGGAGCAGGTTAGAGCTAGATTGAAAACTAATTATGAACATGAGCCCCCAGTTGTAGTGACAGGGATGGGCAGAGAGTTTCTAGCGAAGGCCGCGGCTCAGAAAGTCGGGTTCCAAGAGATCGTCGACCTTGGTGACGTAATGGGTGCCGATGCGGCTCTAGTCTCCCCTTCGGTCGGCGTCGCCCTTATGGCAGCCAGCAGACTCGAGGGAATGACTGTACAATGGATGCCACAGTAA
- a CDS encoding DNA adenine methylase: MVNAILKWAGGKRKRIPDIIDLFPSDHKERTYHEPFIGSGAVFFHITPKTGSINDIISRLINFYIVVRDKPEELISQAQQYPHEKDVFYKLRDHLNQGKLTDVEAAALFLYFNKTAFNGLYRVNSKGEFNVPFGTHNNPTIVPKDRIRAASHVLKNVEILNRDFSYIVEYSEPGDLCYFDPPYAPVGNTSYFTAYSSKGFNFLEQIRLRDVCIELDSKGVLFILSNSYVDPIIKIYQEINNFKMFTVQAKRVISSKAS, from the coding sequence ATGGTAAACGCTATATTGAAATGGGCAGGTGGAAAACGAAAGCGCATCCCTGACATTATTGATTTATTTCCTTCGGATCATAAAGAAAGAACATATCATGAACCATTTATCGGAAGCGGAGCTGTTTTCTTCCATATAACGCCCAAGACAGGCTCAATTAACGACATAATATCTAGATTAATTAATTTCTACATTGTTGTTAGAGATAAACCAGAGGAGCTAATATCTCAAGCTCAACAATATCCCCACGAAAAAGATGTTTTCTACAAACTCCGTGACCATCTAAATCAGGGGAAGCTCACAGATGTAGAGGCGGCTGCACTTTTTCTATATTTTAACAAAACCGCTTTTAATGGATTATACCGTGTGAATTCAAAAGGAGAATTTAACGTACCTTTTGGGACACATAACAATCCAACAATAGTGCCTAAAGACCGAATCCGAGCAGCAAGTCATGTATTAAAGAACGTTGAAATCTTAAACAGAGATTTCTCATATATTGTAGAATATTCGGAACCAGGAGATTTATGCTATTTCGATCCACCTTATGCACCAGTGGGTAATACCTCATATTTCACAGCATATTCTTCAAAGGGATTCAATTTCCTAGAGCAAATAAGACTCAGAGATGTATGTATTGAATTAGATTCGAAAGGCGTCTTGTTTATCCTGAGTAATTCTTATGTTGACCCCATAATCAAGATTTATCAAGAGATTAATAATTTCAAGATGTTTACAGTTCAAGCAAAGCGAGTCATTAGCTCAAAAGCGTC
- a CDS encoding delta 1-pyrroline-5-carboxylate synthetase produces MDATVKIGGSLAEEPAKLRALCLELGKVAGTHRISAVPGGGRFADVVRELDERYHLKGTIAHNLAILAMDQYGILLSSLTPNSQTTCTLEGAKMHSKAGLLPILLPSRLMFRANPLPHSWVVTSDSITAYIAGELLSRKLILVTNVDGVYTRDPKDDSRAELIEEISAAELLTQNIRTSVDTYLPRIVSEQRLDCYVVNGRYPERVRKILENELPRCTQIRA; encoded by the coding sequence ATGGATGCCACAGTAAAGATCGGGGGAAGCTTGGCCGAGGAACCGGCAAAATTAAGAGCCCTATGCTTGGAACTTGGCAAGGTGGCGGGCACACACAGAATTTCCGCTGTGCCTGGGGGAGGAAGGTTCGCCGATGTTGTGAGGGAACTGGATGAACGATATCATCTCAAAGGCACCATCGCTCACAACTTGGCAATTCTCGCCATGGACCAGTATGGAATTCTACTGTCTAGCCTAACCCCGAACTCCCAGACTACCTGTACGCTGGAAGGGGCTAAGATGCATTCAAAGGCAGGGCTACTACCCATACTCCTACCATCAAGGCTGATGTTCCGGGCGAACCCTTTGCCACACTCGTGGGTGGTAACCTCAGACTCAATAACCGCTTACATAGCTGGAGAGCTGCTCTCAAGGAAGCTTATACTGGTAACCAATGTGGATGGTGTCTACACTAGGGATCCAAAAGATGACTCCAGGGCAGAGCTCATCGAGGAAATTTCTGCAGCCGAGCTCTTAACACAAAACATCAGAACCAGTGTGGATACATATCTGCCCAGGATCGTCTCAGAGCAGCGGCTGGACTGTTATGTCGTTAACGGGAGGTATCCTGAGAGAGTCCGGAAAATACTTGAAAATGAGCTACCTAGGTGCACGCAGATCAGAGCTTAA
- a CDS encoding (5-formylfuran-3-yl)methyl phosphate synthase: MKLLVSVKNIIEAQEAVQGGGHIIDVKNPDEGALGANFPWVIKQIRKVVPNEIKVSATIGDLPNLPGASSLAALGATVSGADYIKASFFGVKTPSEAAFLIGEVCRAAKEYCESTKVIAAGYADYEKIGCLSPLEVPALAHGAGADGVMIDVNVKTHGGLFDLLSVDELRGFVEESHGLGLTVSLAGSLDRKDLGEVFDLGADIVGVRKAVCGDKDRLRGAVYREAVRELVEEIRCLQGSIKL, encoded by the coding sequence ATGAAGCTACTAGTGAGCGTGAAGAACATTATTGAGGCCCAGGAGGCGGTCCAAGGTGGCGGCCATATCATTGATGTTAAAAACCCAGACGAGGGGGCCTTGGGAGCAAATTTCCCTTGGGTCATCAAACAGATCAGGAAAGTGGTCCCAAACGAGATAAAGGTGAGCGCTACCATCGGGGATCTCCCCAACCTCCCCGGGGCATCCTCATTAGCAGCCCTCGGAGCAACTGTATCAGGGGCCGACTATATCAAGGCAAGTTTCTTCGGAGTGAAGACCCCATCTGAGGCCGCATTTTTAATAGGAGAGGTCTGCAGGGCCGCCAAAGAGTATTGCGAATCTACAAAGGTGATCGCTGCAGGCTACGCTGACTACGAAAAGATCGGGTGTCTAAGTCCCTTAGAGGTTCCAGCGTTGGCCCACGGAGCTGGAGCTGATGGAGTGATGATCGACGTTAACGTTAAGACCCACGGAGGTCTCTTTGATCTCCTATCAGTTGACGAGTTGAGGGGGTTCGTTGAAGAGTCGCATGGACTCGGTTTGACGGTTTCCCTAGCTGGATCCCTGGACCGGAAAGACTTGGGAGAAGTATTTGACCTCGGAGCTGATATAGTGGGGGTTAGGAAGGCGGTCTGTGGTGACAAGGATCGTCTGAGAGGCGCCGTTTACAGGGAGGCAGTGAGAGAGCTTGTGGAGGAGATCCGCTGCCTTCAAGGTTCAATTAAGCTCTGA